A section of the Leminorella richardii genome encodes:
- the pyrG gene encoding glutamine hydrolyzing CTP synthase produces MATNYIFVTGGVVSSLGKGIAAASLAAILEARGLNVTMMKLDPYINLDPGTMSPIQHGEVFVTEDGAETDLDLGHYERFIRTKMTRRNNFTTGRIYSDVLRKERRGDYLGATVQVIPHITNAIKERVIAGAEGHDVALVEVGGTVGDIESLPFLEAIRQMAVEIGREHTLFMHLTLVPYLAASGEVKTKPTQHSVKELLSIGIQPDILVCRSDRAIPANERAKIALFCNVPEKAVISLKDVDSIYKIPGLLKSQGLDEFICKRFHLSCPEANLAEWEQVIYEESNPTREVTIGMVGKYVELPDAYKSVIEALKHGGLKNRFSVNIKLIDSQDVEAKGEEILSGLDAILVPGGFGYRGVEGKITAARYARENKVPYLGICLGMQVAMMEFARNVVGMADANSTEFVPDCKYPVIALITEWRDEEGNVEVRTEESDLGGTMRLGSQPCHLTEGSLSRKLYGEPTILERHRHRYEVNNMLLPQIEAAGLRVAGRSADHKLVEIIELPDHPWFVASQFHPEFTSTPRDGHPLFAGFVKAAGEYQKCRSGECD; encoded by the coding sequence ATGGCTACTAATTACATATTCGTAACAGGTGGGGTTGTATCCTCACTCGGCAAAGGCATTGCAGCCGCTTCTCTTGCCGCTATTCTTGAGGCTCGTGGCCTAAACGTCACAATGATGAAGCTGGATCCCTACATTAACCTCGATCCAGGCACCATGAGTCCTATTCAGCACGGCGAAGTGTTTGTTACCGAGGACGGTGCCGAAACCGATCTGGACTTGGGGCACTACGAGCGCTTTATTCGCACCAAGATGACCCGCCGCAACAACTTCACTACTGGCCGCATTTATTCCGACGTGCTGCGCAAAGAGCGCCGCGGCGACTATTTGGGCGCCACTGTGCAGGTGATTCCCCATATTACCAACGCCATTAAAGAGCGGGTTATTGCCGGTGCAGAAGGTCACGACGTTGCGCTGGTGGAAGTCGGCGGCACAGTGGGTGATATCGAATCCCTGCCGTTCCTTGAGGCTATCCGCCAGATGGCGGTGGAAATCGGCCGCGAGCACACGCTGTTTATGCACCTGACGCTGGTGCCTTATCTGGCGGCGTCCGGTGAGGTGAAAACCAAGCCGACTCAGCACTCGGTGAAAGAGCTGCTGTCTATCGGCATTCAGCCAGACATTCTGGTGTGCCGTTCTGACCGCGCCATCCCGGCTAACGAACGCGCCAAGATTGCACTGTTCTGTAACGTACCTGAGAAAGCGGTTATTTCTCTGAAAGACGTTGACTCCATTTATAAGATCCCTGGCCTGCTGAAATCTCAGGGTCTTGACGAGTTTATCTGTAAAAGATTCCACCTTTCCTGCCCAGAAGCCAACCTGGCCGAGTGGGAACAGGTTATTTATGAAGAGTCTAATCCTACCCGTGAAGTGACGATTGGCATGGTCGGCAAGTACGTTGAACTGCCTGATGCGTATAAATCTGTCATCGAAGCATTAAAGCATGGTGGACTGAAGAATCGATTCAGCGTTAATATAAAGCTAATCGATTCGCAGGACGTCGAAGCCAAGGGTGAAGAAATTCTTTCCGGCCTTGATGCGATTCTGGTTCCCGGTGGTTTCGGCTACCGCGGTGTGGAAGGCAAAATTACCGCCGCGCGCTATGCTCGCGAGAACAAGGTGCCCTATCTGGGGATCTGTTTAGGCATGCAGGTGGCGATGATGGAGTTTGCCCGAAACGTTGTCGGCATGGCCGACGCCAATTCGACTGAATTTGTGCCGGACTGCAAATACCCGGTTATTGCGCTTATCACTGAATGGCGCGATGAAGAAGGGAATGTAGAGGTTCGTACCGAAGAGAGCGATTTGGGCGGCACCATGCGCTTAGGCAGCCAGCCGTGTCATCTGACAGAAGGCAGCCTGTCGCGTAAGCTGTATGGCGAACCGACAATTTTAGAACGTCACCGTCACCGCTATGAGGTGAACAACATGCTGCTGCCGCAGATTGAAGCGGCTGGGCTGCGAGTTGCGGGGCGTTCCGCTGACCACAAGCTGGTGGAAATTATTGAGCTTCCTGACCATCCTTGGTTTGTAGCCAGTCAGTTCCACCCGGAGTTTACGTCGACGCCGAGAGACGGCCATCCGCTGTTTGCCGGTTTCGTCAAAGCCGCCGGTGAGTATCAAAAGTGCCGCAGCGGCGAGTGCGACTAA